The following proteins come from a genomic window of Corynebacterium falsenii:
- a CDS encoding phospho-sugar mutase, which produces MSQLTFGTAGIRAHVGPGADRMNVGTVTRATAGVAEWLRTHRSALSPDGVFRIAVGFDARYGSHAFARATAETFAGAGFDVTLNAEPAPTPVLAWLVRSRNFDAGVQITASHNPAEDNGYKLYLVGGAQIVSPVDREIEQCINAQPTDPAHIPRSEAKNLDMSVVSGYVTAISSLVATGEQRVLAPRRKLKILYTPLHGVGGNAMEWALRLNGFGNVHCVPSQRWPDPTFPTVSFPNPEEPGATDALLAEAREVGADLLIALDPDADRCMLGIHDGDYRMLRGDETGPLLAKYVLGRLVALGIKPVVATTVVSSQLLGRMARAEGWDYVETLTGFKHLARAADHRPGELAFAYEEAIGTAPTPWLVADKDGIATALIAAAWAAELSEKGRSLADELADIEETYGVFRTAQVSVRTGSRAEVEKLIAQCAEQPPEALGDVPVTAGPLTDSTGNTGAGVRLTGSTDAVAVRVIARASGTETKAKFYVEVSGSDRAEVEQVLNRVIADVNELTYH; this is translated from the coding sequence ATGAGTCAGCTGACCTTCGGCACCGCCGGGATACGCGCCCACGTGGGCCCCGGCGCGGATCGGATGAACGTGGGCACCGTCACCCGCGCCACCGCCGGGGTGGCCGAGTGGTTGCGCACCCACCGCAGCGCCCTCTCCCCCGATGGTGTGTTCCGCATCGCCGTCGGATTCGACGCCCGCTACGGCTCCCACGCCTTCGCGCGCGCCACTGCGGAAACATTCGCCGGCGCTGGCTTCGATGTGACCTTGAATGCCGAGCCAGCCCCCACACCGGTGCTCGCCTGGCTGGTGCGCTCACGCAACTTCGACGCGGGAGTGCAGATCACCGCCTCGCACAATCCGGCTGAGGATAACGGCTACAAGCTCTACCTCGTCGGCGGTGCGCAGATCGTCTCCCCCGTCGATCGCGAGATCGAGCAGTGTATCAACGCTCAACCGACGGACCCCGCGCACATTCCCCGGTCCGAGGCCAAGAACCTCGACATGTCCGTGGTGTCCGGTTACGTCACCGCCATCAGTTCGCTCGTCGCCACCGGCGAGCAGCGCGTGCTGGCTCCGCGGCGCAAACTCAAGATCCTCTACACGCCCCTGCACGGCGTGGGCGGCAACGCAATGGAATGGGCACTGCGCCTCAACGGCTTCGGCAACGTCCACTGCGTCCCATCGCAGCGCTGGCCAGACCCCACATTCCCCACCGTTTCCTTCCCCAACCCCGAGGAGCCCGGCGCCACCGACGCGCTCCTCGCCGAAGCGCGAGAGGTGGGCGCGGACCTGCTCATCGCCTTGGACCCGGATGCCGACCGCTGCATGCTCGGAATCCACGACGGGGACTACCGGATGCTGCGGGGAGATGAAACTGGTCCGCTACTGGCGAAGTATGTGCTGGGGAGGCTGGTGGCGTTGGGGATAAAACCTGTGGTGGCGACGACCGTCGTGAGTTCCCAATTGCTCGGCCGGATGGCGCGCGCCGAAGGGTGGGACTATGTGGAGACGCTGACCGGGTTCAAACACCTGGCGCGGGCGGCGGATCATCGGCCCGGCGAGCTGGCGTTTGCCTACGAAGAAGCGATCGGTACGGCACCGACGCCGTGGTTGGTGGCGGACAAGGACGGCATCGCGACGGCCCTCATCGCGGCGGCATGGGCGGCCGAGCTGAGCGAGAAGGGCCGTAGCCTCGCCGACGAGCTGGCGGACATCGAGGAGACCTACGGTGTGTTCCGAACGGCGCAGGTCAGCGTGCGCACGGGATCGCGCGCGGAGGTGGAAAAGCTCATCGCGCAGTGCGCCGAGCAGCCACCCGAGGCGCTGGGAGATGTGCCCGTGACGGCGGGGCCACTCACGGACTCCACCGGCAACACCGGAGCCGGGGTTCGCCTGACCGGAAGTACGGACGCGGTGGCGGTGCGGGTCATCGCGCGGGCCTCAGGAACGGAAACGAAGGCGAAGTTCTACGTGGAGGTCTCGGGGTCAGACCGCGCCGAGGTCGAGCAGGTACTCAACCGAGTGATCGCGGACGTCAACGAGCTCACGTACCACTAG
- the upp gene encoding uracil phosphoribosyltransferase: MDIQVVKHPLAASRLTIMRDKNSNNAAFRAALADLGTMLVYEASVDLQVETFDVDTPVDTAEGYRLQKPPIIVPVIRAGLGMIDPALSMIPDAQVGFIGLARDEETHEPVPYLEALPQDLSGQPVFLVDPMLATGGSLLHAIRLLAARGADDITCICMVSAQPGVDALVESGLPVKRLITATIDPALNEDAYIVPGLGDAGDRLYGPRNMDL; encoded by the coding sequence ATGGATATTCAGGTGGTCAAGCACCCTCTGGCGGCCTCGCGCCTCACCATCATGAGAGATAAGAACAGCAACAACGCAGCCTTCCGGGCCGCCCTCGCGGATCTCGGCACCATGCTGGTCTACGAAGCCAGCGTGGACCTGCAGGTCGAGACCTTCGACGTAGACACCCCTGTCGATACCGCCGAGGGCTACCGCCTGCAAAAACCCCCGATCATCGTCCCAGTCATCCGCGCTGGCCTGGGCATGATCGACCCGGCGCTGTCCATGATCCCGGATGCGCAGGTCGGCTTCATCGGCCTCGCCCGCGATGAAGAGACCCACGAGCCCGTGCCCTACCTCGAGGCACTCCCGCAGGATCTGTCCGGCCAGCCCGTGTTCCTCGTCGACCCGATGCTCGCCACCGGTGGGTCCCTGCTCCACGCGATCCGTCTGCTGGCGGCTCGTGGCGCGGACGATATCACCTGCATCTGCATGGTCTCCGCCCAGCCGGGCGTGGATGCCCTCGTGGAGTCCGGCCTGCCCGTCAAGCGCCTCATCACCGCCACCATCGATCCGGCGCTCAACGAGGATGCCTACATCGTCCCCGGCCTCGGCGACGCGGGCGATCGCCTCTACGGCCCACGCAACATGGATCTCTAG
- a CDS encoding C40 family peptidase, translating to MIDLGTLLRPIEQVVPSPLLGGASAVVADLDSAEGRALLESMSVLATQAIAGAAGEAITASLGNEAAVLGQVLDAGHEVDDVAWEAEAVVQAAIRDLTAIAGDCLAELSSVAPATMMNPMAAGTTLLPIALRHWERAEVRYQQMEAELTELTQLVERVEIPVEHSEVVQAAQPDAPTDTAPPSSGQASAAVAAAKSALGTPYQWGGTTPGQGLDCSGLTQWAYAQAGVDIPRTAEAQAIGPQIPRDQVQPGDLAVWDGHVAMVVEDGQMIEAGDPVQINPIRQDNIGMTFRGFYRPTAA from the coding sequence ATGATTGATCTGGGAACCTTGCTGCGCCCCATTGAGCAGGTAGTGCCGTCACCGCTGCTAGGCGGCGCTTCGGCCGTGGTGGCGGACTTGGATTCGGCGGAGGGGCGGGCGCTGCTGGAATCCATGAGTGTGCTGGCTACCCAGGCTATTGCGGGTGCTGCCGGGGAGGCTATCACCGCGTCACTGGGAAACGAGGCTGCGGTGCTGGGCCAAGTCCTCGATGCGGGCCACGAGGTGGATGACGTGGCGTGGGAGGCGGAGGCTGTGGTGCAGGCCGCGATCCGGGACCTCACGGCCATCGCCGGGGATTGCCTAGCTGAGCTGAGCTCCGTGGCTCCCGCCACAATGATGAACCCAATGGCGGCGGGCACGACACTGCTACCAATTGCCCTCCGGCACTGGGAACGCGCCGAGGTGCGGTATCAGCAGATGGAGGCAGAGCTGACGGAGCTGACGCAGCTGGTTGAGCGGGTGGAGATTCCTGTGGAGCATTCGGAGGTGGTGCAGGCAGCGCAGCCGGATGCGCCAACTGACACGGCCCCGCCGAGCAGCGGCCAGGCGAGCGCGGCCGTCGCGGCGGCGAAATCCGCTCTAGGCACGCCGTACCAGTGGGGTGGGACAACCCCGGGTCAGGGTCTGGACTGCAGCGGGTTGACGCAGTGGGCCTACGCCCAGGCCGGCGTGGATATCCCCCGCACGGCCGAAGCTCAGGCAATTGGTCCGCAGATCCCCCGCGATCAGGTCCAACCTGGGGATCTGGCGGTGTGGGATGGCCACGTGGCCATGGTCGTGGAGGACGGCCAGATGATCGAGGCGGGCGATCCGGTGCAGATCAACCCGATTCGACAGGACAATATCGGCATGACATTCAGGGGCTTCTACCGCCCAACGGCGGCATAG
- a CDS encoding beta-class phenol-soluble modulin — translation MIDQIVDLGGNIIDIVFSAISGNWSKLAQAILNTVGGVVDLGSSAIDSSSEAGDAAAGAGDAAAGAGDAAAGAGDAAAGATDAANAGAEATDAAAATQE, via the coding sequence ATGATCGATCAGATCGTAGACCTCGGCGGCAACATCATCGACATCGTTTTCAGCGCCATCTCCGGCAACTGGTCTAAGCTGGCTCAGGCCATCTTGAACACGGTTGGCGGCGTTGTTGACCTCGGCTCCTCGGCAATCGACTCCTCCTCCGAGGCTGGCGACGCTGCTGCAGGTGCCGGTGACGCTGCTGCTGGTGCCGGCGATGCCGCTGCTGGCGCTGGTGACGCTGCTGCTGGTGCCACCGACGCTGCTAACGCTGGTGCTGAGGCAACCGACGCTGCTGCCGCAACTCAGGAGTAG
- a CDS encoding ATP-binding cassette domain-containing protein → MTSAVDTSVTDSLSDAPIIELRDATKDYGDVHVLKGIDLGIFPAQVTCILGDNGAGKSTLIKILAGRHKHTSGEFLVDGEPVHFSGPKDALDRGIATVYQDLAVVDQMSVWRNFFLGQELTGKFGVLKADEMRAITAEQLEAMGVHLDDVEVPISTLSGGQRQVVAIARAVYFGARVLILDEPTAALGVKQSGMVLKFVRAAAERGVGVVLITHNPHHAYLVGNHFILLNKGEQTLDARYEDVTLEQLTQEMAGGGELESLNHELSREN, encoded by the coding sequence ATGACCTCCGCAGTAGATACGTCAGTCACTGATTCTTTGTCCGACGCCCCCATCATCGAACTCCGGGATGCCACGAAGGACTACGGAGACGTCCACGTCCTCAAGGGTATCGACCTGGGGATCTTCCCGGCGCAGGTGACCTGCATCCTTGGAGACAATGGTGCCGGAAAGTCCACGCTCATTAAGATCCTCGCGGGCCGTCACAAGCACACGTCGGGGGAGTTTTTGGTGGATGGGGAGCCCGTGCACTTCTCCGGCCCGAAGGATGCCCTCGATCGCGGCATTGCCACTGTGTACCAGGATTTGGCCGTGGTGGATCAGATGTCCGTGTGGCGCAACTTCTTCCTCGGCCAGGAGCTGACGGGGAAGTTCGGCGTGCTTAAAGCCGACGAGATGCGCGCGATCACCGCGGAGCAGCTTGAGGCAATGGGCGTGCACCTGGATGACGTGGAGGTGCCGATCAGCACCCTGTCCGGTGGTCAGCGCCAGGTGGTTGCTATCGCCCGCGCCGTGTACTTCGGCGCGCGGGTGCTCATCCTCGACGAGCCCACGGCGGCGCTGGGTGTGAAGCAATCCGGGATGGTTCTGAAGTTCGTTAGGGCGGCCGCTGAGCGCGGCGTGGGCGTGGTGCTTATTACCCACAATCCGCATCACGCGTACTTGGTGGGCAACCACTTCATTCTCCTCAACAAGGGTGAGCAGACGTTGGATGCGCGCTACGAGGATGTGACGCTCGAGCAGCTCACCCAAGAGATGGCTGGCGGTGGGGAACTTGAATCGCTGAATCATGAGCTGAGCAGGGAAAACTAA
- a CDS encoding ABC transporter permease, with protein sequence MPAILKRPELTSVLGAIVIFTLFMIVAPPFRSLDALATVLYASSTMGIMALAVGILMIGDEFDLSSGVAVTTAALAATMLNYNFWLNSWVGVFLSLLIALAVGAFNGYMVMRTGIPSFLITLATFLMLQGINLAVTKLVTGQVATPTISDMEGFASAKAVFASSVNILGVNVKVTVFWWLLFVAIATFLLFKTRFGNWIFAVGGDAEAARAVGVPVRRVKIILFMFVGFAAWFVGMHTLFAFDSIQAGQGVGNEFLYIIAAVIGGCALTGGRGTAIGTAIGALIFGMTNQGIVYAGWNPDWFKFFLGAMLLFAVITNNSFSRFTSGGRA encoded by the coding sequence ATGCCAGCGATTCTCAAACGCCCCGAGCTCACCTCGGTCCTCGGCGCCATCGTCATCTTCACGCTCTTCATGATCGTGGCCCCGCCCTTCCGCTCCCTCGACGCCCTCGCTACCGTGCTCTACGCCAGCTCCACCATGGGCATCATGGCGCTTGCGGTCGGCATCCTCATGATCGGCGACGAGTTCGATCTGTCCTCCGGCGTGGCAGTCACCACCGCGGCACTCGCGGCGACGATGCTGAACTACAACTTCTGGCTCAACTCCTGGGTCGGCGTGTTCCTCTCCCTCCTTATCGCCCTGGCGGTGGGCGCGTTCAATGGGTACATGGTGATGCGCACCGGCATCCCGTCATTCCTCATCACCCTCGCCACGTTCCTCATGCTTCAGGGCATCAACCTGGCCGTCACGAAGCTAGTCACCGGCCAGGTGGCCACGCCCACGATCTCCGACATGGAGGGCTTCGCCTCCGCCAAGGCCGTGTTCGCCTCCTCGGTCAACATCCTGGGCGTCAACGTAAAGGTCACGGTGTTCTGGTGGTTGCTGTTCGTCGCCATCGCCACGTTCTTGCTGTTCAAGACTCGTTTCGGTAACTGGATCTTCGCCGTGGGCGGCGACGCCGAAGCCGCCCGCGCCGTCGGTGTTCCCGTCCGGCGCGTGAAGATTATCTTGTTCATGTTCGTCGGCTTTGCCGCATGGTTTGTGGGAATGCACACGCTTTTCGCATTTGATTCGATCCAGGCCGGCCAAGGCGTCGGAAACGAGTTCCTCTACATCATTGCCGCGGTGATCGGCGGGTGCGCACTCACGGGCGGCCGCGGCACCGCGATCGGCACGGCGATCGGTGCGCTCATCTTCGGCATGACGAACCAGGGGATCGTGTATGCCGGGTGGAATCCGGATTGGTTCAAGTTCTTCCTCGGCGCCATGCTCTTGTTCGCCGTGATCACCAACAATTCGTTCTCCCGCTTCACCTCGGGAGGTAGGGCCTAA
- a CDS encoding sugar ABC transporter substrate-binding protein yields MSVSSSDHRSRFIRAIQALLVAVIVFGTAGTLAACSSTGGRPRDTGGNGSGGGGVDTPRYTVAMVSHGAPGDTFWDLVRAGAEDAAKKDNIDLRYSSSPQAPDQANLVQNAIDSKVDGLAVTMPTPEAIGPVAQKAVKAGIPVVGLNSGMDYYNKYGLSSFFGQDESVAGQQAGERLGKDGAKKVLCVIHEQGNPSQEARCGGIKKGLQESNPSASVENLYVNGMDLTSVQSTVQAKLAQDRSIDWIMGLVAPVALTAVKAKEAAGSDAKVATFDTDAELVKAIKDGSIQWAVDQQPYLQGYLAVDAIWLAKRNGSVIGGGKPVLTGPSFVDKSNVSKIEDAAKEGLR; encoded by the coding sequence ATGTCTGTCTCCTCCAGCGATCACCGATCCCGCTTCATCCGCGCGATTCAAGCGCTCCTCGTCGCCGTTATCGTCTTCGGAACTGCTGGCACCCTCGCCGCTTGTTCCTCCACCGGCGGTCGCCCTCGTGACACTGGCGGCAACGGATCCGGGGGTGGCGGGGTAGACACTCCGCGCTACACGGTCGCTATGGTGAGCCACGGCGCCCCGGGCGACACCTTCTGGGACCTGGTCCGCGCAGGCGCCGAGGACGCCGCCAAGAAGGACAACATCGACCTGCGCTACAGCTCCTCTCCACAGGCGCCAGACCAGGCCAACCTTGTACAAAACGCCATTGACTCCAAAGTCGATGGCCTTGCCGTAACAATGCCCACCCCGGAGGCCATCGGCCCAGTCGCCCAGAAAGCGGTCAAGGCCGGCATCCCCGTCGTCGGGTTGAACTCCGGTATGGACTACTACAATAAGTACGGCCTGTCCTCTTTCTTCGGCCAGGATGAGTCCGTCGCGGGCCAGCAGGCCGGCGAACGCCTAGGCAAGGACGGCGCCAAGAAGGTCCTGTGCGTCATCCACGAGCAAGGCAACCCCTCCCAGGAAGCCCGCTGCGGCGGCATCAAGAAGGGGCTGCAGGAATCCAACCCGTCCGCGAGCGTGGAGAACCTCTACGTCAACGGCATGGATCTGACGTCCGTGCAGTCCACGGTGCAGGCAAAGCTGGCCCAGGACCGCAGCATCGACTGGATCATGGGGCTCGTGGCCCCCGTGGCTCTGACCGCAGTGAAGGCCAAGGAGGCCGCTGGCTCCGATGCCAAGGTAGCCACCTTCGATACGGATGCCGAACTCGTCAAGGCCATTAAGGATGGCAGTATTCAGTGGGCCGTGGATCAGCAGCCCTACCTGCAGGGCTACCTCGCCGTGGATGCGATCTGGCTCGCCAAGCGCAACGGTTCCGTCATCGGCGGCGGCAAGCCCGTGCTCACCGGCCCGTCCTTCGTCGATAAGTCCAACGTCTCCAAGATCGAGGATGCCGCCAAGGAGGGTCTGCGCTAA